The following nucleotide sequence is from Pseudarthrobacter psychrotolerans.
GTGCTACCAGGACGACCTGCTGGGGTGACGAAGGGAGGTCCGCGGCGGGGGAGCTAACCTTCGGGCATCTGGATCACACCGAGCTGCTGCATCAGCCCGAGGTCGTCGCGGTCCGACCAGTGCTCGACGATCTTTCCGTTTTGGACCCGATGGATCGCCACCGCGGTCTCTCGTAGTTCGGCGCCTGTGGGAGGCAGCGGTCCGGGGAGGTCGCCCTCATGTCGACCGGTCGCCGTCAGCCTGGTGACCACTTTGTCCCCTTCGGCGACCTGGTCCTGAATCTCGTGGGTACCCGGCGTCGCCGTCCAGAATATGCGGAAGGCCTGTTTCAGGCCTTCGCGTCCTGCCGGCAGCCCGGGGAATGGCGGATTATGGTCAAGGTAGTCTTCAGCGACCAGATCATCCATCGCATCGATATTCCCGGCGTCGATCTCGGCGTAGAAGCGCCGCACGAGCGTTTTGTTGTCCTCAGATTCCACGGCCGTCCTTCCGTTTGTACACGGAGTTCGTA
It contains:
- a CDS encoding ester cyclase, which gives rise to MESEDNKTLVRRFYAEIDAGNIDAMDDLVAEDYLDHNPPFPGLPAGREGLKQAFRIFWTATPGTHEIQDQVAEGDKVVTRLTATGRHEGDLPGPLPPTGAELRETAVAIHRVQNGKIVEHWSDRDDLGLMQQLGVIQMPEG